A window of Streptobacillus felis genomic DNA:
AAATTAAAAGAAGTAGTAGCATAAAGTATAAGTAATATTTTTTTATTGAGGGTATAAACCCTCAGTTTGGTGCTGCACAAAATTAAGTATATTTATTTAGATTGAAATAAAAGGTTAAAAATTGTTAAAAAAAATGGAGGATTCTAAAAAATTTAGAATTCTCCATAATTTTTTTAGGCTATTTCGGAACAGCCCCTTTTTGTTGTTAAGTGACACAACAAAAGAACCTTTTTAGGGACACATGTATGAGCCATTTAGGGCTCATCTATGTGTCCTTCTTTTTTGAACTAGAAATGTTGTAAAATTATTTATTTTTTAACTCTTATTTAATAATTGTTCTTATATTTTCTCCAAGGATGATCCCTAGGGGCTATCCATTTCTTTTTAGGTTTATTTTCTATAACTTCATCTAAGTCAATTAGAACACTTACAGTTATTTTATGCTTTATATATATTTCATCACCATTTTCATTTATAGGTATATATTTCTTGTTTTCAAATGAAACAACACAACCATTAATCTTTCTAAAGACTTATCTTACAAGTATGAATTTTAAATTTTCTCTTTCTTGACTAACGTATTTATTTAAAGTATTATCTAATTGAGATAACTTTTTAGAATTGAATCTGGCCAAAAATTCTTGCAAATATACATTTGCCTCTTCTACAGAAGTTATCTCATTGTATCTTAATTCAGCATAAAGATTGCTCTGTAATGTTTGAAACATTCTTTCTACTGTACCTTTAGATTGAGGTTTAGAGGTTGTATAAAGGTCAATACCTAAGATATCACAACTTTTCTTAAAGTTAATATGAGCTGTCTCATAGTTTTTTCTATTATTACTAAATACAGCTCTATTATCAGTAACTAAATTAACAGGTATACCATAATTAATAAGCATCATTTCCATAGATTTGTAATATCCAAATAGAGTCTCTTCATTATCAAAATATGCACCAACTATTACATAATAAGCACAATCGACGAATATATGTAATGTTATTCTTGTATTACCTAATATCCAAGGATGTAAAGATGCATCAGCTTCAACTCTTTCACCAAAATACTTAATTTTAGGTTTTTTAGGAAATATATTGTTCTTAGGTTTAAAATACTTATTTTTAAACAATATTTCATCAATTTTTCTAAGATTTTTTTCACCTTGTATTTGTTCAGGTGTTGCTAATTTCTTATACAATCTAATCGTATTTTTTCTTGACTTAGGGCTTAAAATTTTATGTTTATGAAATATTCTAAGTAAAGTTTTATATGAAATATTAGCTTCAAATTTATTTAAGAGTATATATTCATAGAAATGCTTGA
This region includes:
- a CDS encoding DDE-type integrase/transposase/recombinase, with amino-acid sequence MKNTKFEEFKKFRKAGFKIIECCNNLNISYSTGKRYNNMIENGIEAINKKDIKRSTKLTIVQEEFIVNLYLNECSYFNFKHFYEYILLNKFEANISYKTLLRIFHKHKILSPKSRKNTIRLYKKLATPEQIQGEKNLRKIDEILFKNKYFKPKNNIFPKKPKIKYFGERVEADASLHPWILGNTRITLHIFVDCAYYVIVGAYFDNEETLFGYYKSMEMMLINYGIPVNLVTDNRAVFSNNRKNYETAHINFKKSCDILGIDLYTTSKPQSKGTVERMFQTLQSNLYAELRYNEITSVEEANVYLQEFLARFNSKKLSQLDNTLNKYVSQERENLKFILVR